A window of the Hypomesus transpacificus isolate Combined female chromosome 22, fHypTra1, whole genome shotgun sequence genome harbors these coding sequences:
- the LOC124484821 gene encoding vegetative cell wall protein gp1, which yields MFPCVSPWPPAEPPASCGHAPSPAQPLPDLLCSCPAHPGPLNPAPHPHAQFPPHHMESLIVVTEYEPSEPARAEEDEVEDMDSSASPEPASMPPFRGPSCDLLSHTVGRPAALFPEPQEHRGRLNLSDRKLSLQERSQTATSPCSSPGLNGRYIYPSLPYSPITSPHSSPRLPRRPTVESYRVSITDLQVGQPLARPTPQTRLKLTHDTHSWQGLARQQMNAGTK from the coding sequence ATGTTTCCCTGCGTTTCCCCCTGGCCCCCTGCTGAGCCCCCCGCCTCCTGTGGCCATGCCCCATCGCCCGCTCAGCCCCTGCCAGACCTGCTCTGCAGCTGCCCCGCCCATCCCGGGCCCCTGAACCCGGCGCCGCACCCCCACGCCCAGTTCCCGCCGCACCACATGGAGTCGCTCATCGTGGTGACCGAGTACGAGCCCAGCGAGCCGGCCCGCgcggaggaggacgaggtggaGGACATGGACAGCTCCGCGAGCCCCGAGCCGGCCTCGATGCCCCCGTTCCGCGGGCCGTCCTGCGACCTGCTCTCCCACACGGTGGGGCGCCCCGCGGCCCTGTTCCCCGAGCCTCAGGAGCACCGGGGGAGACTCAACCTGTCGGACAGGAAGCTGTCGCTGCAGGAGCGCTCGCAGACCGCCACCTCCCCCTGCAGCTCGCCGGGGCTCAACGGGCGCTACATCTACCCCTCGCTGCCTTACTCGCCCATCACCTCACCCCACTCCTCGCCTCGCTTGCCCCGCAGGCCTACCGTGGAGTCGTACCGTGTCTCCATCACTGATCTACAGGTAGGCCAGCCCCTCGCCAGGCCAACACCACAGACACGACTCAAGCTCACCCACGACACACACTCTTGGCAGGGGTTAGCCCGACAACAGATGAATGCCGGGACCAAGTAG